The following is a genomic window from Devosia neptuniae.
TTGCGGCGCCAAATGGTTTCGCCGTCCGCCATGGCCTGTCACAAAGGCAGGCTAGGAGAGCATTCATGAGCGGCCCTGGCTTCATCCACCTGCACGTCCATTCTGCCTATTCGCTGCTGGAAGGCGCGTTGCAGCTGGACACGATTCTCAAGCTGGCCAAGGCGGACCATCAGCCCGCTTTGGGCATTTCTGATACCAGTAACCTGTTCGGGGCGCTGGAATTTTCAGAAAAGGCCAGCAGCAAGGGCATTCAGCCGCTGATCGGGGTGGAGCTGCCGATCGACTTTGCCGCCAGTGAGGAGCGGGTCAGCGAACGCGGCCACGTCGCCTGGTCAGGCAAGTCCAGCGTCGTGCTGATGGCGCAGACCGAATTGGGCTTTGAAAATCTCTCCCGCCTGGTGTCGCGCGCCTATCTCGATGGCGAAGGCGGCGCGGCCACGGCGCGGCTCGATTGGCTGAGTCGGGAAGGCCTGGAAGGCCTGATCTGCCTCAGCGGCGGGCCCGAAGGGGCCATCGACATGGCCTTCGCCCAGGGGCAGGACGCCAATGCCACCCGCCGGCTGGACCGGCTGGCGGATTTGTTCGGCGATCGATTCTATATCGAATTGCAGCGCCACGGCCGCCCACAAGAGGCCGCCGTCGAGCCGCGGCTGGTGGATTACGCCTATCGCAAGGGTATTCCGCTGGTAGCGACCAATGAGCCCTTCTTCAAATCGGTCGCCGAGGCCGAGGCACACGATGCCTTGCTGGCCATTGCCGGCGGCACGGTGATTGCCCAGACCGAGCGGCGCAAGCTCAACGATCAGTATTATTTCAAGACGCGGGCCGAGATGGTCGCGCTGTTCTCGGACTTGCCCGAGACGCTGGATTCGACTGTCGAGATCGCACAGCGTATTTCCTACCGGCCGCTCAAGCGCAAGCCGATCCTGCCCAAATTCGCGGCCGCTCCTGATCTGAGCGAGGACGAGGCCGTGGCCGCCGAGGCGCAGGCCTTGCGCGAAATGGCGGTAAGCGGATTGGAGAACCGGTTCAAGACCGGGGTGATCGATCCGACCAAGACCGAACAGGAATATCGCGACCGGCTGGAGTTCGAACTCAACATCATCCAGTCGATGAAGTTTCCGGGCTACTTCCTTATCGTGGCTGATTTTATCCGCTGGGCAAAATCGCAGGGCATTCCGGTGGGGCCGGGCCGCGGCTCGGGTGCGGGCTCGCTGGTGGCCTATGCAACCACCATCACGGACCTCGATCCGCTGCGCTACAACCTGCTGTTCGAACGCTTCCTCAATCCGGAACGCGTGTCGATGCCGGACTTTGATATCGACTTCTGCCAGGACCGCCGCGAAGAGGTGATCCGCTATGTGCAGAGCAAATACGGCTTCGAACAGGTATCGCAGATCATCACCTTCGGAACGCTGCAGGCCCGCGCCGTGCTGCGCGACGTCGGGCGCGTGCTGCAAATGCCCTATGGGCAGGTGGACCGGCTGTGCAAGCTGGTGCCGGCCAATCCGACCGATCCGTGGTCGATCGAGCGGACGATGAATGAGGAACCCCAGTTCCGCCGCATGGTCGAGGATGACGAGACCGTGGGCGAATTGGTGGCCATCGCCAAGAATCTGGAAGGCCTGTACCGGCACGCTTCGACCCATGCCGCCGGCATCATCATCGGCGACCGGCCGTTGCAGGATCTGGCGCCGCTCTACCGCGATCCGCGCTCGGATATGCCGGTCTGCCAATACAATATGAAGTGGAGCGAGGCGGCCGGGCTGGTTAAGTTCGACTTCCTCGGCCTCAAGACGCTGACCACGATCCAATATGCCGTCAACATGGTCAACCAGGATGGCGGCAGCTTCCGGATCGAGGATATCTCGATCGATGACGTGCCGACCTACAAGCTCTACCAGAGCGGGGACACGTTCGGCGTCTTCCAGGTGGAAGGCGGCGGCATGCGGCGCGCGCTGGTCGATATGAAACCTGACCGCTTCGAGGATATCATCGCTCTGGTGGCGCTGTACCGCCCCGGTCCGATGGACAATATTCCCCTGTTCTGCGCCCGTAAGCGCGGCGATGAGGAAATCGAATATCCCCATGACGCGCTGAAATCGGTGCTCGACGAGACCTATGGCATCATCGTTTACCAGGAGCAGGTGATGCAGATCGCCCAGCTGCTCTCGGGCTATTCGCTGGGCGAAGCCGATATGTTGCGCCGCGCCATGGGCAAGAAGATCAAGGCCGAAATGGATGCGCAGCGCGAGCGTTTCCGCGATGGCGCGGTCAAGTTCGGGCTGACCAAGAATCTGGCCGATACCATCTTCGACCTACTCGCCAAGTTCGCCAATTACGGCTTCAACAAAAGCCACGCGGCGACCTATGCGCTGGTGAGCTACCAGACTGCCTATCTCAAGGCGCATCATCCGCATGAATTCTTCGCGGCCTCGATGACGCTCGATATGGGCAATACCGACAAGCTTTCCGAATTCCGCCGCGAGGCGGGCAAGAAGGGCATCGAGATCGTGCCGCCTTGCGTCAACAAGTCGGAAGTCCTGTTTTCGGTCAAGGACAAGAAGGTTCTCTACGGGCTGTGCGCCGTCAAGGGCGTGGGCCGGCAGGTAGCCGAACATATTGTTGAAGTACGGGGCGATAAGCCATTCAAGGATCTGGGTGATTTCGCCCGGCGCGTTGATCCGCGCATGATGAACAAGCGCACGCTGGAAACGCTGGTCAGCGCTGGTGCATTCGATGAATTGGCGCCGCGGCGCGAGCTGGCTTTTGCCGCCATCGAAACGGTGATCGGCACGGCCCAGGCCTTGGCGAGCGAGCGCAATGAGGGGCAGTGGAACATGTTCGACACCGGTGAGCCGGAGCCGTTCAAGCTGCCGGCCGGGGTGCCGGCCTGGACCACGACCGAGCGCGCCGATCGCGAATTGGCGGCGATCGGGTTCCACCTGTCGGCGCATCCGCTGGATGCCTATTCGGACCTGTTCGAGCGCATGCGCGTGCAGCGCTGGAGCGATTTCGAGCGGGCGGTCAAGGATGGCGCGTCGGCCGGCCGACTAGCCGGGACCATTGCCTCGCGACAGGACAGGCGCACGCGCAAGGGCACGCCGATGATGATCCTGACGCTGTCAGATCAAAGCGGCAGCTACGAATGCATCGCCTTTTCCGAGCAGATCAATGAATTCGGCAGTCTCTTGCAGCCCGGCAAATCGGTGATCCTGATGGTCGGCGCGGATGAGCGCGCCGAAGGGATCAGCGTGCGCCTGCTCTCGGCCGAAGCGATTGACGGCATTGCCGAAAAAGTCGACCGGCGGCTGACGGTGTTTGCGGCGGATGCCAAGGCACTGGGTTCGATCAGCAGCCAGCTCAAGCGCGGCGGGGAGGGCTCGGTCAATTTCGTGGTGATCCGCGATGGCGGCGCGCGCGAATACGAGATCGAGCTGCCGGGCAGTTACCGGCTGACGGCCGAAGTGGCCGGCGGCATCAAGGCGCTTGATGGCGTAACGGATGTGCGGTTCCACTGATGCTCGGGCACGTCTCGCTCGGTGTGCGTGACCTGACCAAAGCCGCCTTGTTCTACGACGCCGTGCTCACCGCACTGGGATATGTGCGGCTTTGGACGGGCGAGGGCGGCCTAGGCTATGGCAGTGCCGGTGGCGGGGAGAGGCTCAACATCTTCGAGCGCGCCGGAGCAGCGTCACCCGGCGAGGGATTTCATCTGGCTTTCGAGGCGTCCGATCGAGCCGCTGTGGATCGCTTCCACGCTGCAGCTTTGGCGCATGGCGGCACGGACGCCGGCGCACCAGGCCTGCGGCCCCACTACGGTGCGCATTATTATGCGGCCTTCGTTGTCGATCCGGAAGGGCACCGGCTTGAGGCGGTGTATCAATAGGCAGGATCAAGCTACTTTGACCTGCGTTGCGCCCAAGTCGGGCCGGAAGCTGCTGCCCCAGGCGCCGACCAGCGCAATGAGTGTGCCGGAGGCCAGGATTGTCGGCGCGGCGCCCAGGCCACCGAAGAGGAAGGGCGACACAGCAGAACCCAGCATCATAGCGGCGGCGCTGAGGGCCGCCCGGAAGCGGATCAGGCTGCTCAGATCGGGGCGGTTCAGCCCGGTCTGAAATAGGGTCATCATGGGGATGAAGAACATGGGCCCGCCCAGGCCGGCGGCAAAGCAGGCCAGCAGCATTGCGGGCAGGGCGAGGAATGGCGGCAGAATCCATAGCAGGATCGGGATCAAGGCCAAGCCGGTTCCCAGGATAAGATAGCCGGTGAACATGAAGCGGCCAACGCGCTTTGGCCGCGCGCCTGCTACGAGCAGATTGGCGGTGAAATCGCCGGCTCCATATGCGCCGGCCAAGGCGGCCAGGGCGCCGATGCCGGTCAGTGGCAGGCTCGCCACTTCGGTACTGGCCGCGAGGAAGGGCAGGCCGAGCCCGACCGCGATGAACCAGGCGGCCAGCACGATGGTGTTTGCGGCAAGCACGATGCGGACTTCCGGTTCCTTTTGCGCCACCATAAAGCCGCGCGCCAGCCGCTCCCCGATGGACGCGGTGTCTTTTGTGCGGGCGGGGGTGCCGATGGATTTGCCGACAAGCGCGATCCCGCAGGCGGAGACCAGAAAGCTGGCCGCGTTGATCGTCAGGAAATGCAGCATCGGCACGAAGGCGCTTAACGGGCCGGCGAGAAACGGTCCCAGCAATCGCGACAGGCGCGCGGTGGCGTCGAGCAGTGCGTTCACGCTTTGAATGCGCTCGCGGGTTTGGGCGATCAGCGGGACGCTTGAAAGCAGGGCTGGCTGGAACAGCGCGCCCAATGCGGCAAGGGCCATGGATGTGCCGATCAAGACTTCAAGGCTCAGGCCGATAGTGCTGGCAAAGACCAGGGGCACGAGCACGACGAGCGCCGCCAGCAGGTCGGTGGCGATCATGAGCGAACGGGGCGCGATCCGGTCGGCAAAGGCCGATGCGCCCAGGCTGACGATCAGGGCAATGGCGAATTGAGCCGTTGCAACCCAGCTGGCATTCGCGCCGGCGATCTGGATGGCAAGCCAGACCATGGCGATCCGGTTCAGCTCATTGCCGATTCCCGAAAAGGCGAGCCCGGTCCACAGGGCGCCGATCTTGCGATCGCTGAGAAGATTGAGAAAGGGATGGGCCATGCTGGCCTCCTGCCGGCTCGCGAACCCGCATGATGTCAGAGCGGCGCTCGATGAGAAGTGCGGAAGGCGGTACTTGCGTTCGGTTGGGCTTTGTCCCGATGCGCAGCAGCTCAATTCACAAGTCTCCTGAAATATAATTCAGGCGATGAATTATATTGACATCGACTCACTCTGCGGACAATTGTGGGCCCGCTGCGGTTCGGAGGAGGATCGCGGTTTCACAAAATCCATGCCCCACCGGCATTGCCGGCAAGGGAGATGCATTGCGACGGCTTCGGCCGGAGGGAGGAATCTTGCGCAAAATTCTGAGCACGCTGGCAACGGCGTTCGTCACCACGGCTTTGCTTGGCTCTGGCCATGCTGCGGCCCAGACCGAGAACCCGTTCAAATGCCAGCCGGGCGAAAAATACGTCATGAACGTCATGGTCTCGGGCGTCGAATACTGGTTCCCGGTCTATGAAATGTTCAAGCAGGCCGGCCAGCAATTCGGCTGTGAGACCGCCTATACCGGCACGCCCGAATATGACGTGACCAAGCAGATCGCCAGCTTCGATCAGGCCTTGGCGCAGAACCCGGCCGGCATTCTGGTGCATCCGATGAATTCGGACCCATTTGTCGAGCCGATCAATCGCGCTGTCGATCAGGGCGTGGCTGTGGTGACCTTCGCGGCGGACTCGCCCAATTCCAAGCGAACCTCCTTCATCACTTCGGACAATCTAGCTGAAGGCACCTATGCGGCCGATGCCGTGGCCGAGGCCATGGACGGCAAGGGCGAATATGCCGTGCTCGAAAACCCGGGCCAGGACAATCATGACAAGCGCGTCGCCGCCTTCATCGCCCGCATGGAAGCCAAGTGGCCCGACATGAAACTGGTCGGCCGCGCGGCCTCCAACCAGGACCCAGCCAAGGCGTACCAGGCCGTGCTGAGCCTGATCCAGGCCAATCCCGATCTGGGCGCGGTGTTCATGCCCGAGGCCAATTCAGCCATCGGCGCAGCGCAGGCCAGCAAGGAAAACGGCGGTAAGGTTCGCGTCATGCTGGCCGACGTCAACGAGAACATTCTCGACATGATCAAGGCCGGCGACATTTTCGGCTCGGTCAATCCCAACCAGGGCATGCAGGGCTATATGGGCTTCATGCTGCTCTGGATGGCGGCCCATCCCGAGTTGATCGATCCGATGAACGATTATGCCCGTTCCGGCGACAATGCCATGGCGGTGCCCTTCGTCGACAACGGCTTCTCGATCGTCACTGCCGAGAATGCCGACGACTTTTATTGGGACGATTATCTCAAGCGTCGCGGCACCAAGGGCATCGAAGAGTAAGCCGCTAGCACCACGATTATCGCCGGAGAGCTACGGCCCTCCGGCCCTCCGGCCCACCGAACCGATGAGACGAGACCCATGAGTACCGATCCTGTGCTGCAAATGCGCGGCGTCTCCAAGCAGTTCGGCGCCATTCACGCATTGACGGAAGTCGATTTCTCGCTCGAACGCGGCGAGATTCACGCCCTCTGCGGTGAGAATGGCGCAGGCAAATCCACCTTGATGAATATTGCCGCCGGTATCCTGCAGCCCACATCAGGCGAAATCCTGCTTGATGGCGCGGTGACCACGATTTCTTCCCCGGCGACGGCGCAAAAGCTGGGCATCGGGCTGGTGCATCAGGAGATCGCGCTCTGCCAGGATGCAAGTGTGGCCGAGAATATCTTCATGGCGGCGACCAATGCCCGCCGCTCGCCGCTGATGAATTACGCGACACTCAATCGCAATGCGCAAAAGGTCATGAACCTTTTGGCCCCCATCCCGGTGCGCCGGCGGGTGACGGAGCTATCGATCTCCAACCAGCAATTGGTGGAGATCGCCAAGGCGCTGACGCTGGATTGCCGGGTGCTGATCTTTGACGAGCCGACTGCCGCCCTCACCGAAACCGAGACGCAGGCGCTGTTCCAGATCATTCGCGTGCTCAAGGCGCGCAGCATTTCGATCATCTATATTTCCCACCGCATGGCCGAGATTTTTGCGCTGTGCGACCGGGTCACCGTATTTCGCGACGGCAGGCATATGTCCACCGACAAGGTGAGCGACATGACGCCAGATCTGGTGGTGCGCCGCATGGTCGGTCGCGAGATTTCCCAGATCTATCCGCCCAAGCTGGAAGGCGAGCCGGGCAAGACGTTGCTCTCGGTCGAGGGGCTTTCCGACGGCGAACGCTTCGCCGACATTTCCTTCGACCTCAAGGCTGGTGAAATCCTCGGCCTCGGCGGGTTGATCGGCGCCGGCCGCACCGAGATTGCCCTGGGCCTTTGCGGCTTGCGCCCGGTGACATCAGGCAAGGTTGTGCTCAACGGCGAGCCGGTGAGCATCCGCGATTATCCCTCGGCGGTGCGCAAGGGGCTGGTCTATCTGTCGGAAGACCGCAAGGCGTCCGGCGTCTTCCTCGATATGTCGATCGCGGCCAATATTTCCGTGCTCGACCTCAAGCAGGTCACATCAGGCATCCTGCTCGATCGCAAGAAAGAGGCTGACCAGGCGCGCGCGCTGACCCAGAAAATGGGCGTCCGCATGGGCGGCATCGACGATGCCGTGTCATCACTATCCGGCGGCAACCAGCAGAAGGTCGCCATTGCCAAGCAGATGTCGGTCAATCCCAGGATCATCATCATGGATGAGCCGACGCGCGGCATTGACGTGGGCGCCAAGACCGAAATTCACAAGCTGCTGCGCGAATTGGCCAAGAGCGGTGTCGGCGTCATCGTCATCTCCTCCGAACTGCCCGAATTGATCGGGGTCTGCGACCGCGTAGTGGTCATCCGCGAGGGGCGCGTGGCTGGGGAATTATCTGGAGCCATGACTGAGGAAGCCGTGATCCGGCTGGCCTCGGGCGTAACGAATACAGGAGATTTGGCCCATGTCGCTTAATCAAGCTGGCGAGACCACGTTGGCCGCGCCCGGCCAGGCGCCGCAAAAACTGTCGATAGGCCGGCTTTTCGCCATGCGCGAAACCGGATTGATCGTCATCATTCTGGCGCTTTCCGTCGCCATGACCTTTGCCTCGCCGCACTTCGCCACCTGGGGCAATGTGCGCGCCATGCTGATGAGCTTTTCGGTGGAAGGCATTGTCGTTGTCGGCATGACCGTGCTGCTGATCGTGGGCGGCATCGACCTGTCGGTGGGCTCGGTGGTCTGCTTCTCGATGGTCGTTTCAGGCGCCATGTTCCTGATGGGCGTCGACCCCTGGACGGCCAGCCTGATCGGCATTTCCGTCAGCGCGCTGATCGGCGCAGCCATGGGCTTCTTCGTCACGGTGGTGGGGCTCAACCACTTCATCACCTCGCTGGCTGCTATGGTCATCGTGCGCGGCATGAGCCTGATCGTCACCAAGGGCACGCCGCTCTCGCTCTTTACGCTACCACCTGAGTTCAAGGCGATCGGGCAGGGCGAATTCTACGGCATTCCCTTTGTCATCATCATCTTCGTGGCTGTTGTCGTGATGTTCGACTTCCTGCTGCGCCGGGCGACCGCCTTCCGCAAGGTGTTCTATACCGGCTCCAACGAGAAGGCGGCGCAGTATTCCGGCATCCGCACCCGCCAGGTCAAATTCTGGGTGACGGTGCTGTGCTCAACTTTGGCCGGTGTTGCCGGGGTCATCTATATGAGCCGGTTCGGCGCCGCCACGCCCACTTTTGGCGTCGGCATGGAACTCAATATCATCGCCGCTGCGGTGATCGGCGGGGCCTCGCTCAATGGCGGCTCCGGCACGATTTTCGGCGCCATATTGGGCATGGCGCTGCTGTCGGTGGTGAGTAGCTCACTGATCCTGCTCGATGTGTCGGTTTACTGGCAGGACATGATCAAGGGCTGCATCCTGCTGGGCGCCGTATCGATCGATCATTTCCTGCATAGCAAGAAGCGCTGAGGACCATTTTCATGACTTCCAAGACCCTCCGCGACGATATTGCCATTGCCCGCCAGATGCATCGCGCGCTGGTTCTGCACTTCATCGAAGGGCAGACCCAGGGCGAAATCGCCAAGGCGCTGGGCATCAGCCATGCCAGTGTCAACCGCCTGATCAAGCGCGGCCGTCAGACCGGGCTCGTCGAAATCAAGATCAAGTCGCCGGTGGAACATCTGGTGGCCATCGAGGAGCAATTGCGCGCCCTAGGCGGCATCAGCCGCGCCATGGTGGTGCCGACCGTGTCGGACAATCCGCTGACGACGCTGCAAAGCGTTGGCGAGGCGGCCGGGCAATTGCTGGTCGAGACCATTCGGGATGGAGACGTGCTGTGCATCAGCGGCGGCAAGGGCGTCAGCGCCATCGGCAATGGCCTCAAGGGCCAGCACGGCTTCAACGTGCAGGTGGTTCCGGCGACGGGCCTGGTCCAGGGCAAGCATTATACCGACGTCAATCACGTGGCCACCGAACTGGCCGAGCGGCTGGGCGGCCATGCTTTCCAGATTCATGCCCCGCTATTTGCCGATAGCGCCGAGGAACGCTCCATGCTGATGAAAATGCGCGCCGTCGACGACGTGTTCCGCCGTGGCCGCGAGGCCAATCTGGCCGTGGTCGGTATTGGCTCTATCCTGGCCGACGACTCCAGCTATTACGATCTGCACCCGACCTCGGGGCAGGATCGCAAGACAATCGAACAATCGGGCGCCGCCGGCGAACTGCTGGCGCATCTGATCGACAAAAACGGCCAATTGGCCGGTTACACACTCAACGACACGTTAGTGTCGCTGACGCTGCCCGAATTCGCTGAAATCCCCAACAAGATCGGCGTGGCCAGCGGACCCAGCAAGGTCATCCCCATTCTCAGCGTCATGCGCGGCAATCATCTCGATACGCTGGTGACCGACGAGGCGACTGCCATCCAGGTCATCGAAGCCGCCGCGGTGGCAGCATGAGCCAGCTCACTCGGGAGATTGGCCGCTCGGGCATTGTTGCTTCAGCGGTAGGCCTGGGCACCTGGGCCATTGGCGGCTGGATGTGGGGCGGCACCGACGAGGCGGCCGCGGTCAAAGCGATCGAGGCGTCCATCGATGCCGGCATTTCGCTGATCGACACGGCCCCCGCCTATGGCCTGGGCCGCAGCGAGGAGATTGTCGGGGCGGCGATTGCCGGAAAGCGCGACAAGGTGGTGCTCGCCACCAAATGCGGGCTCAACTGGCACCACGGCAAGGGCAACTACTTCTTCGACGCAGACGGCAAGCCGGTACACCGCTATCTCGGCGCCGATGGCATTGCCTATGAAGTCGAACAGAGCCTGAAACGGCTCGGCACCGACTATATCGACCTCTACATCACCCATTGGCAGGACCCGACGACGCCGGTGGCCGAGACGATGGAGGCGTTGGAGCAGCTCAAGGCGGCGGGAAAAATCCGCGCCATCGGGGCCAGCAATGCCAGCGCCGACGACCTCAATGCCTATGTCGCCGCCGGCCAGCTTGACGCGATCCAGGAACGCTTTTCGATGCTGGATCGGGAGATCGAAACCACGCTCCTGCCGATTGCCCGGCAGCACGGCGTCGCGACGCTGAGCTATTCGTCGCTGGCGCTGGGCTTGCTTACCGGCAAGATCGGGCCGGATCGGCAATTCGAAGGCGACGATCAGCGGCGCAACGATCCGCTGTTTTCTGCCGGCAATCGCGTCAAAGTCGCGCGCTTTGCCGATGCGGTTCGGCCCTTGGCCCATGGTCACAGCGCCAGTATCGCCCAGTTAGTGATCGCCTGGACACTGCAGCAACCCGGCATCACCTTCGGCCTCTGCGGTACCC
Proteins encoded in this region:
- a CDS encoding MFS transporter, producing MAHPFLNLLSDRKIGALWTGLAFSGIGNELNRIAMVWLAIQIAGANASWVATAQFAIALIVSLGASAFADRIAPRSLMIATDLLAALVVLVPLVFASTIGLSLEVLIGTSMALAALGALFQPALLSSVPLIAQTRERIQSVNALLDATARLSRLLGPFLAGPLSAFVPMLHFLTINAASFLVSACGIALVGKSIGTPARTKDTASIGERLARGFMVAQKEPEVRIVLAANTIVLAAWFIAVGLGLPFLAASTEVASLPLTGIGALAALAGAYGAGDFTANLLVAGARPKRVGRFMFTGYLILGTGLALIPILLWILPPFLALPAMLLACFAAGLGGPMFFIPMMTLFQTGLNRPDLSSLIRFRAALSAAAMMLGSAVSPFLFGGLGAAPTILASGTLIALVGAWGSSFRPDLGATQVKVA
- a CDS encoding aldo/keto reductase, with the translated sequence MSQLTREIGRSGIVASAVGLGTWAIGGWMWGGTDEAAAVKAIEASIDAGISLIDTAPAYGLGRSEEIVGAAIAGKRDKVVLATKCGLNWHHGKGNYFFDADGKPVHRYLGADGIAYEVEQSLKRLGTDYIDLYITHWQDPTTPVAETMEALEQLKAAGKIRAIGASNASADDLNAYVAAGQLDAIQERFSMLDREIETTLLPIARQHGVATLSYSSLALGLLTGKIGPDRQFEGDDQRRNDPLFSAGNRVKVARFADAVRPLAHGHSASIAQLVIAWTLQQPGITFGLCGTRNPVQALDNARAGTLALSADDLAGINGAIATHLVGLDR
- the dnaE gene encoding DNA polymerase III subunit alpha encodes the protein MSGPGFIHLHVHSAYSLLEGALQLDTILKLAKADHQPALGISDTSNLFGALEFSEKASSKGIQPLIGVELPIDFAASEERVSERGHVAWSGKSSVVLMAQTELGFENLSRLVSRAYLDGEGGAATARLDWLSREGLEGLICLSGGPEGAIDMAFAQGQDANATRRLDRLADLFGDRFYIELQRHGRPQEAAVEPRLVDYAYRKGIPLVATNEPFFKSVAEAEAHDALLAIAGGTVIAQTERRKLNDQYYFKTRAEMVALFSDLPETLDSTVEIAQRISYRPLKRKPILPKFAAAPDLSEDEAVAAEAQALREMAVSGLENRFKTGVIDPTKTEQEYRDRLEFELNIIQSMKFPGYFLIVADFIRWAKSQGIPVGPGRGSGAGSLVAYATTITDLDPLRYNLLFERFLNPERVSMPDFDIDFCQDRREEVIRYVQSKYGFEQVSQIITFGTLQARAVLRDVGRVLQMPYGQVDRLCKLVPANPTDPWSIERTMNEEPQFRRMVEDDETVGELVAIAKNLEGLYRHASTHAAGIIIGDRPLQDLAPLYRDPRSDMPVCQYNMKWSEAAGLVKFDFLGLKTLTTIQYAVNMVNQDGGSFRIEDISIDDVPTYKLYQSGDTFGVFQVEGGGMRRALVDMKPDRFEDIIALVALYRPGPMDNIPLFCARKRGDEEIEYPHDALKSVLDETYGIIVYQEQVMQIAQLLSGYSLGEADMLRRAMGKKIKAEMDAQRERFRDGAVKFGLTKNLADTIFDLLAKFANYGFNKSHAATYALVSYQTAYLKAHHPHEFFAASMTLDMGNTDKLSEFRREAGKKGIEIVPPCVNKSEVLFSVKDKKVLYGLCAVKGVGRQVAEHIVEVRGDKPFKDLGDFARRVDPRMMNKRTLETLVSAGAFDELAPRRELAFAAIETVIGTAQALASERNEGQWNMFDTGEPEPFKLPAGVPAWTTTERADRELAAIGFHLSAHPLDAYSDLFERMRVQRWSDFERAVKDGASAGRLAGTIASRQDRRTRKGTPMMILTLSDQSGSYECIAFSEQINEFGSLLQPGKSVILMVGADERAEGISVRLLSAEAIDGIAEKVDRRLTVFAADAKALGSISSQLKRGGEGSVNFVVIRDGGAREYEIELPGSYRLTAEVAGGIKALDGVTDVRFH
- a CDS encoding sugar ABC transporter ATP-binding protein, translating into MSTDPVLQMRGVSKQFGAIHALTEVDFSLERGEIHALCGENGAGKSTLMNIAAGILQPTSGEILLDGAVTTISSPATAQKLGIGLVHQEIALCQDASVAENIFMAATNARRSPLMNYATLNRNAQKVMNLLAPIPVRRRVTELSISNQQLVEIAKALTLDCRVLIFDEPTAALTETETQALFQIIRVLKARSISIIYISHRMAEIFALCDRVTVFRDGRHMSTDKVSDMTPDLVVRRMVGREISQIYPPKLEGEPGKTLLSVEGLSDGERFADISFDLKAGEILGLGGLIGAGRTEIALGLCGLRPVTSGKVVLNGEPVSIRDYPSAVRKGLVYLSEDRKASGVFLDMSIAANISVLDLKQVTSGILLDRKKEADQARALTQKMGVRMGGIDDAVSSLSGGNQQKVAIAKQMSVNPRIIIMDEPTRGIDVGAKTEIHKLLRELAKSGVGVIVISSELPELIGVCDRVVVIREGRVAGELSGAMTEEAVIRLASGVTNTGDLAHVA
- a CDS encoding sugar-binding transcriptional regulator yields the protein MTSKTLRDDIAIARQMHRALVLHFIEGQTQGEIAKALGISHASVNRLIKRGRQTGLVEIKIKSPVEHLVAIEEQLRALGGISRAMVVPTVSDNPLTTLQSVGEAAGQLLVETIRDGDVLCISGGKGVSAIGNGLKGQHGFNVQVVPATGLVQGKHYTDVNHVATELAERLGGHAFQIHAPLFADSAEERSMLMKMRAVDDVFRRGREANLAVVGIGSILADDSSYYDLHPTSGQDRKTIEQSGAAGELLAHLIDKNGQLAGYTLNDTLVSLTLPEFAEIPNKIGVASGPSKVIPILSVMRGNHLDTLVTDEATAIQVIEAAAVAA
- a CDS encoding substrate-binding domain-containing protein, producing MRKILSTLATAFVTTALLGSGHAAAQTENPFKCQPGEKYVMNVMVSGVEYWFPVYEMFKQAGQQFGCETAYTGTPEYDVTKQIASFDQALAQNPAGILVHPMNSDPFVEPINRAVDQGVAVVTFAADSPNSKRTSFITSDNLAEGTYAADAVAEAMDGKGEYAVLENPGQDNHDKRVAAFIARMEAKWPDMKLVGRAASNQDPAKAYQAVLSLIQANPDLGAVFMPEANSAIGAAQASKENGGKVRVMLADVNENILDMIKAGDIFGSVNPNQGMQGYMGFMLLWMAAHPELIDPMNDYARSGDNAMAVPFVDNGFSIVTAENADDFYWDDYLKRRGTKGIEE
- a CDS encoding VOC family protein, encoding MLGHVSLGVRDLTKAALFYDAVLTALGYVRLWTGEGGLGYGSAGGGERLNIFERAGAASPGEGFHLAFEASDRAAVDRFHAAALAHGGTDAGAPGLRPHYGAHYYAAFVVDPEGHRLEAVYQ
- a CDS encoding ABC transporter permease — its product is MSLNQAGETTLAAPGQAPQKLSIGRLFAMRETGLIVIILALSVAMTFASPHFATWGNVRAMLMSFSVEGIVVVGMTVLLIVGGIDLSVGSVVCFSMVVSGAMFLMGVDPWTASLIGISVSALIGAAMGFFVTVVGLNHFITSLAAMVIVRGMSLIVTKGTPLSLFTLPPEFKAIGQGEFYGIPFVIIIFVAVVVMFDFLLRRATAFRKVFYTGSNEKAAQYSGIRTRQVKFWVTVLCSTLAGVAGVIYMSRFGAATPTFGVGMELNIIAAAVIGGASLNGGSGTIFGAILGMALLSVVSSSLILLDVSVYWQDMIKGCILLGAVSIDHFLHSKKR